The genome window GGACGGGCTCATGGGCCCATCCCACAAAAGAATCAAAATCATCCCGCAATTATGCAACGCCAAATCTTCTTCATAAGATAGATTTATCGCAATAAATAATATCTATTGCCCATACCCAACGGCTACAATGACACAAACACGGTGACTGCACTCAACAGCGGGCTGGGTGCTGATGGTCAGCCCGCTGTTGAGTGGCTCAAAAGCTTGGGCTAAAAGTCCCTCAAACGTTTGAAATGTAATAGTTTGTAGGGTGCTATGCGGCACAAAGGTTGAGTTTGTAGAGTGCGCCGCAAGCACCGGTGGACTAAGTAAACAACGAGGTTACTAACTTTGGGCGTTTTGATTTTGAAACCCAGGTCCCCCAAGCAGTTTTTATTGTTTTAAGTTTGAAAAATCAGAACGTGAAATAGCCGTTTTCGGCTTTTTATCGGTCTCAGATTTAACACACCTTGACAGCGCTAGCGCTCAGCACCCTATGGTTAGACTTTTTGGATGACCAAGAAAATGGGACACAAGCCCCGTCCTTTTAGGACGGCTTTTCTTGATTCCTAATATACTCCTTTAAGACTTCTAGAGGTGCACCACCTACGGAAACTGCGAAATAACTGGGACTCCACAAAGCTTCCTTGTGTGGTTTCTTGTGTCCGGCTTGCCCATATCGACGGCTAGACACCCCTTTTAGCGCATTCACTATTTGAGAAACAGAAAGTTTAGGCGGATACTCAATCAGCGCATGAACGTGATTGCCTTCACCGTTAAACTCTAGAACCTGAAAATTCATTTTTTCGGCAACCTCTCGAAATGATTTTTCAATCAAGTCAAGACTTTCACTTGTAAATACAGGCCGACGATACTTTGTCACGCAGACCAAGTGGATCTTAAGTTCTGTAACAGAATGTCGTTCTCGGCGATAGTCGGTTGTCATTTTTGGCAAACCAAGATATGATTTAGTTGCAGACCAAATTTAGCACAGTTTTGAAATCACGATATCGTTACAGATTCTACCCAACCGACCAACAACGACAGAGCCTAGCTCAGTTGTTTGGCTGCGTGCGTGTAGTCTGGAACGGTGCGATTCGTTTGCTAGAAACCAAATCCAATAAGAAGGGTTTGGGGGATTAGCAGCAAGGACAAAAATAGGGAGTAATCCCGAAAATGAACCTTGACAACTGAGCGACCATGAGGGTGCAAAACCCTCCCCTGTAGATGCCAGGTGAAAGCACATCCCCTGCGGTAGCGACTAGCCCTCAATCCGTAGAGCGGGGATGAAAGCCTCTCAACACTTCCAGTTCAGGATAGTGCGGGGCAAGCAAAGAACCCATGAGTAAAACATTACGTCTGAATCCACGACTGAACCATCGTCAACTACAACCAGCAAAAAGGACTGATTAGCTGGAGCCAAAAAGGCAAAGGAAAAAAAGGTTGGCGGTTCGTTCCCCGACCAACAGCATCTCTAAATAAACCCGGTGGATAGTGGAGCTCTAAAGGTTCATAGCATGGTCGTTCGGAACGAAGTAACCCCTCGTATGTTCTCTCGGAAATCAAATACCGTGAGCAGGTGCTAACCGGATGCTGCGAGTGGGTGGGATTGAGTCAGAAGCAAACGCCTTGCTGTAATGACAAGGATATGCAGACAGACTCACGGTGATAAGGAAGGAATAGTGTAGAGTAGCAGTACAAATGTCTAAAACACTGAGCAATCAGATGGTGGAATGGAGAGAGACGGACTGGCGTAAGCTGGAACGGCGAATCTTTAAGCTGCAAAAAAGAATATTCCAAGCCTCTAGTCGTGGTGATTTGAAAGCAGTCCGCAGACTCCAGAAGACATTGATGAGGTCTTGGTCAGGAAAGATGCTAGCTGTACGTCGCGTGACGCAAGACAACCAGGGCAAGAAAACAGCCGGAGTAGACGGAGTTAAATCACTCTCACCCGTCCAAAGGATAGCACTGGTGGAAAAACTTGAGCTAAAGGGGAAAACCAAACCCACTCGACGGGTATGGATTGACAAACCAGGAACGGATGAAAAACGCCCCCTTGGTATTCCCACGATGTACGACAGAGCGCTTCAGGCGTTAGTGAAATTGATGCTTGAACCGGAGTGGGAAGCAAGGTTTGAACCCAACTCCTATGGATTCCGACCAGGACGTTCATGCCATGATGCTGTCGAGGCAATCTTTAACGCTATTAAGTCAAAGGCTAAATATGTGCTGGATGCCGACATCGCGAAATGCTTTGACCGCATAAACCACGGGGAACTTCTCAAAAAATTAAATACATTCCCGACCTTAAGACGCCAGATAAACGCTTGGCTCAAATCGGGAGTGATGGATGGCAATCAATTATTCCCCACATCTGAGGGTACGCCACAAGGCGGGGTCATCTCTCCGCTACTGGCAAACATTGCCCTTCACGGGATGGAAGAACGGATAAAGCAGGTGGCTGAAACATTGCCAACACCACGAGGACATAGTAAGCGAGGAAATCGCCAATCTCTAAGCCTAATCCGGTACGCCGACGACTTCGTAATACTGCACGAGGACTTAACCGTTGTCCATAGATGTAAAGAAGTGATTTCTGAGTGGCTAAACGGCATTGGACTTGAATTGAAACCAAGTAAAACGCGCCTTGCCCATACATTGAATAAACATGATGAGCAAGACGCGGGGTTTAACTTCCTGGGGTTTAATATCAGACAGTACCCAGTAGGTAAATATAACACGGGTTGTAATCCTCATGGGGAACCACTTGGATTCAAGACGCTCATCAAACCCAGCAAGCAGAAGCTAAAGCTACACTATGACAGTATCTCTGAGGTAATAGAACAGCATAAAACAGCTCCACAAGCTGCGCTGATAACTCATTTAAATCCAATCATCAGAGGATGGGCTAACTATTACCGCACTGTTACCAGCAAGGAAACATACTCCGAACTGGGACACAAAGTGTACAAGAAGCTAAAAAGCTGGGCACATAGACGCCACCCGAATAAATCAGGGGAATGGATAGCCAACAAATATTGGCAAACCATAGGCGATGATAACTGGGTATTCGCAACCAGGCAAGAAAGGAAAAACCCCTTGCGGTTACAAAATCACAACGCTACAGATATCGTGCGTCATGTGAAAGTCAAAGGCGATGCTAGTCCCTATGATGGCAACCTTGTGTACTGGAGTGCAAGAATGGGCAAAAACCCCGAAGTCCCTAAAGATGTGGCAACACTCTTGAAACGACAGAAAGGCAAATGTACCCACTGCGGATTACACTTCACAGAAGAATCGGTGTTAGAAGTAGACCACGTTATCCCTAAGTCGAAAGGCGGAAAGGATAGCTATGACAATTTGCAACTACTCCACCGACATTGCCACGATGAAAAGACAACCAAGGATGGAAGTCTTGGCAACAAATCTGGCTGTAATCGCGCCAAGCCTTCACCCTCAAAAACGGGGAATAGAGGTACTCATGACAAGAGCCTTATTACTGAGGAGCCGGATGAGGTGAAAGCTTCACGTCCGGTTTTGAAGACGAGCAGGGCTGGTGACAGCCTTGCTTAGTTTACCATGCGCTTGCTCTGTGTAAGCAGTCCGAGAAAAAGCCGAGTTCAGTAGATTTGCAAAAAATCGTAATTACCCAGGCTAAAAATACTGAGGAAAGAGCTTGGCTAGGAGATGTGTCCTGCGTCCCATTACAGCAGTCGGTTGCCGACCTGGATGTTGCTTTTAAGAACTTCTTCAACTCCTGCAAAGGGAAAAGAAAAGGACGTAAAGTCGGATATCCTAAGTTCAAAAAACGAACTAACAGCCAATCGGCGCGTTTTAGAGTTGGAGGGTTTTCCCTCAAAGGTGATGGAGTTTATTTAGCCAAGATTGGAATTGTTAACCCAGTCTGGTCTAGAGAATTGCCATCTGAACCTAGCTCTGTCACGGTAATCAAAGACTGTGCGAACCGCTATTTTCTAAGTTTTGTTGTAGAGGTCAAACCAATTCAATCCGAAGCTAAAAGCCCAAGTATCGGGATTGATTTGGGAATTAAAACTTTTGCAGTAATGAGTAACGGTGAAAAAGTCGAAAGCCCTAGCTATAAAAAACTAGACCGAAAAGTTCGCAAACTACAACGCAAATTAGCCCATCAGCCCAAAGATTCTAGGAGAAGGAATGTAACTCGCATCAGAATTGCGAAACTGCATAATGGAATTGCCGACACCCGCAAAGATTTTCTCCACAAACTGTCAACCAAAATAGTCAACGAAAACCAAGTGATTATTTTGGAAGATTTGAATGTGTCAGGAATGGTCAAGAACCGGAAACTTTCAAGAGCGATTAGTCAGCAAGGCTGGTACGAATTCCGAACGCTTTGCGAGGCTAAATCAGAGAAACTTGGTAGAGAGTTTAAGGTAATTAGTCGCTGGGAACCCACTAGCCAAGTGTGTTCGGATTGTGGATTCAAGTGGGGCAAAATTGATTTATCTATCCGCTCAGTGCTTTGTCTAAGTTGCAACACCGAGCAGGATAGAGATGAAAATGCCGCTAAGAATATAGAGAAAGTCGGGATGGGGAATCGCCACGACTCTAAATGTACGCAGAGACAGAGTAAGACAACTTCGGTTGCATCAGTCGGTGAAGCGTAAAGAATCCCCGTGCGTTTACGCCGGGGAGTATTTCAAATTGTGTAAGCTGTTACGCACTTAATTTTTTTGCCTAAAGGCTCGCTACAAGGACTCTAGGCTGCTAAATCTTAAATTTAGATGGGTGTCAGCTTATGTTTAATAGAGCAGTGCTGGGTAATATATACTTGGATGCGGACCTGCTAACCTGAAATTTTTAATTTTAGATATCAAAGAACTGACTGATGGATTTAGACCAACAGATTCAAGCATTGATCGAAAAAGCTCCGCCCGACGGTTCGACGCCACAAATCTTAAAGGCGATCGCCCCGGCCCTGGTGTTAATTGCCCAACAGCTACAGCACCTCGAATACTCGATCCTGCAAGCGGTAGACCAAAGTTGGGCGATCGTGGTTTTGAGCAATCTCAAGCAACCGGGACGGGAGAAGAAGGTGATTTATGCTTGGAGCAGTATTAAAGATGCGTCGCAGGCTGCGGCTGCTGGGGGCGATCGCCTCAGACCGGTGCTTTTGCCTGTCACTCACATTTTATTTCAGATGATAGCTCTGGAAGGTCTTGACAGCATTGTTTTTTTTGAAAGTCCCGGAAATCAGGAAGTCGGGACAGAAATCCCTCGCGAGCAAGTCAAGAGTTTAATTAACGTTTACTTGCAACAGTATCGATCGGCTCCACCGCCGGATATTGCCTAACCAACTCAATTTTCTATTAATTGGTAACAGGGCATTAGGCATTGGGAATTCCCCATTACCAATTCCCCATTACCAATAAAGTGTAACTTTTTAACCTCTAATAAAGTCTACTCAAAACATATTCAGCCAAATCAATCAAAGCTTGACGGGACTCTGAATGGGGCAGCACAGCTAAGTATTCGACGGCTTTCTGTGCGTGGTTTGTAGCTAGTTCTCGCGATCGCTCTATGCCTCTAGAATCTTCGACCAGTGCCAGAGCCTGCTCTAGATCTCCTTCTTGGGCAAATTCGCGTTCTATGAGAACTTCCAAGTAAGGTTTTTCTTCTAGGGCAAATAGTGCGGGTGCTGTCAGATTACCGCTTCTGAGATCCGAGCCTGCAGGTTTCCCCAAAGTTTCTGTTGAAGCGGTGAAATCTAATATATCATCTACTATTTGGAATGCCAAACCAATGTTCCGACCGTAGTTGTACAAATCGTCTGCTATTTCCGCTGAAACCTCGCTCAAACAGCCCGCTGCTTTGGAACTGTTGGCAATTAAAGACGCTGTTTTGTAATAACTTTTTTCGAGGTACGCTTCGATCGACAAGCTGGTGTCAAATCCATTGAGTCCCTGTTGAATTTCCCCCTCAGCTAAATCCATAATCACTTCTGAAAGCAGTTTGACTACTGGCAGGTTGTCGAGATTTGCCAAATGCCAGGAAGATTGAGCAAACAGAAAGTCTCCCGCCAATACTGCCACTCGGTTGTTAAACCGACTGTGAACCGTCGGCACTCCCCGCCGCAGATCCGACTCGTCCACCACGTCGTCGTGCACGAGACTAGCTGTGTGGATCATTTCCGTGATTTCAGCGAGGCGGCGGTGTTTTTCAGTGATTTCCCGATCGGGCATAGTCGCCTTGGCCATCAACAGAACGATTGCGGGTCTCACTCGTTTTCCCTTTGTGCCGAATAAGTATTCTGCAGCCGCGTACAAGATGGGATGACGGGCACCCACTAACTGTTTTAAGTTTTCTGTCAACAGTCGCAGGTCTTCTTCAACCGAGGAAAATAGGAGAGTGCTAGAGATCATGGATACGCCGACTCAAGCCGTAAAGTAACAAAATTTTACATATCATATCTTTATTTTAAGGTAATTCTCTGCAATAGAAAAGAAAAATCTAGGCGATCGCCAGTTATTTGTCATCTGCCGCCAGATGGGAGTCACCCGCCTGCCAGAGGCGAGTAGCCGGCTGCCAGAGGGGTTGCCCCTATTGTATCGAATTGTTAAGGACACTGCCAAAAAATCTCTAAATCCCAAAAACCCTGTGTTATTATGGGTATTAAGGATTTAAACAATTCTATACATTAAGTACAGCCAGACTGGCAGGTAGCTTTTAGGTGCCTGTAAAAGTTTCGTAGAGCCAGCCTTGTTAGTCGATCGCAGCCAAAATTTCTGGGACAGATTTTTAGTTCCTCGCGACTAAAAGTTTTCAGAAGTTAAGAGTAGCGCATCTTATGTGCACGGTAGCTCAAAGCAGCTAAAGTGGATGGTTTTAGGCTGTTTAAGCATCTGTAAAGCAGTAAATCATTATTGATGACCGGGAACGCCTAAATGTTCCTGCAGGCTTGATATGGAAAAACAGCCTTCAGAACCAAGGCATGGTCTGGCGTGCTGACTTAATGTAGTAGGTCTTGAACTTGTCCTGCTCCTCCTCGTCCTTGACTTTTGGTTCTAATTATGATTTATCGCGATATTCCTCTAATTATTCCCATTTTGGCCGCCGGCTATGTAATGACTATTTATGTACTGCTGATGTTGGCCCAACGCAGCGCTAAAATCACTCGATTGGGCGAGTAGTGTACTGCTGGGCAGCCGAAGTCGGCAGCAGCGCCCTCGCTTCACCGTTGAGAATTCGGAATACTCAATAATAACCCTGCCTGGAATGCTTGCGCGCAAAGGCAGGGTTATTATTTACAATTGCGGGCACGGTGATTTTCTGGGCTGCTAGTTACTGCAACACGTAGCTACAGTTATCGATGTTCAATGCCAAAAGCCTCAGAGGCAGGATATTATATTTAGTACCAGCTTGTATCGCTCACAGCAAGTTTCATGTCAGGAAAACCCTGCAAATGTTCCGACAAAGCTATTAAAGTGTTCTCAAAAACGCTGAGTTTGAAGTTGTCGGTTATTGTGCCGACAATCTCAATATTCCTATTTGGTAGGGTAAGAACTTACAGGAATAAAACGCTAAATTTATGCATCTAGCAACCTGCTTGCTCAACTGAAGGAAGCCATAAACTTGCACGGCAATCAAATCTCTCATTAAAGGGTGCTTAACTTGCTGAGTCAGGCAGATAGTCTCTGCCATTTATTCACAGATTACCAAGAACAGCATCGGCTGCACATAGAGCCGCAAAAGTAATTTTTGACTTAAAAAAATATTCTCGCTTTAACTGTAGGGAAGAAAAGTAATTGCCAATATTACTGACACCCTTAAAACTATATTAACTTTAGATTAAAATAACTAAAACACAGAGTAGAAGTTGTCATAAATTATCAAGCTCCACTGGCTAAATTGTTGTCTGAGGCAGACGAACTAAAACAAGTTTCGATAAATCCGATCCACAATGCTTTACAAGCGATAGAGAATTACCGAGTTTTAAAAGTAGAGGTGAGAGCAGAAAATCAGAGCCTGCTCGTCAGTGGCAACTGAACTACCCGGGAATTTTGCCACGAATATTTGATCCGTTCTCTACCACAAAACCAGATGAAGGAAGGGGGTTGGGACTGGAGATTGTTAAAAAAAGTGTGGAAAAACCTTCGGGTAAAATAGAAGTAACATCAGTTATCGGTCAAAGGACGTGTATTGTGTCAATTCCGATCGCCGTTGAGCGCGATCGCACTAAAAATCATACCAATGCGCGACTACAAATACAACTCTAGACCGATGTCAAACCTGGATTGCGGTCAGGGTACCGCGACTGTAAAATCTGACATCTAAAATGGTATTAAGTCCCAGTTCCGCCTGCATCTATCCCCCTTGATTTGCCCATGTCAACAACAGTTTATGATACCCAAAGCTTGCTAGAACAGGCGATCGACCCCAAACCGCCGGTGCTGCCTCCAGACACACCCTTGAACGTCGCAATTGCTGCCATGACTGAGGCGAGTGCCAGTTGCATTTTAATCGCGTTTGAGCAGCAATTGCTCGGAATTTTTACAGAGCGCGATGTTGTGAAAATAACTGCTAGCGAAATACCGCTAGCAGGGGTGGCAATTTCTGAGGTAATGACTGAAAACCCGATCGCCATTTCCCTCGATCGAGCGGGCAATATCTTCAAGGTATTGAGCATATTGCGATCCAAAAGAATCCGTCATTTACCCCTCCTAGACGAAGGTGGCAACTTGCTAGGCGCTATCACCTGCGAAAGCATCCGTCAAATCCTCAAACCGGCCGACTTGCTGAAAATGTGGCGCGCCGAAGAAATTATGACTACACAATTAATAATTACCTCAAGCAGCGCCTCAGTTTTAGAAGTCGCAAAACAGATGAGAACCCAGCGCAAAAGCTGCATAGTCATTTGCACTGACAGCGACAACAAAAATCACAAACCTGTGGGCATAATTACAGAACGCGACATTGTTAAATTCCAAGCTTCTGGACTAGATTTCGCAGGCACTCCCGTCACCGCCGCGATGAGTTTTCCCCTGATACCGTTGCAGGTAAAAGCCACATTGTGGCAGGCTCACCAGTTAATGCAGCAGCACGGCATCCGGCGCTTAGTGGTAGTGGACGAGGAAGGATATTTAGCCGGAATTGTGACTGAAATTAGCCTGCTGCAGGCCTTAGATCCGGTAGAAATGCACGCAAATGTCGAGCTTTTGCAAGAAACAGTTGCCGACAAAATTCAGGAGTTGAAAAAAATGAACGAAGAATTGCAAAAAGAAGCGTTGCGGAGAACAGAAGTCGAGGAAAAATTGCTAATTTTAAATGATAATTTGGAAGAACAAATAAAACAGCGAACTTTAGAATTAATTAATGCCAACAGTCAGCTAAAAAAGGAAATACAAGACCGCACCACTGCTGAAGCTGAAGTTCGCCGCCTCAACACCGAACTAGAACAGCGAGTTCTAGACCGCACGGTTCAACTAGCAGCCAGTAACGAAGAATTGCAGCAACAAATTAGCGGTCGAAAATTGCTCGAAGAAAAATTGCTCTTTTCTGAAAGGAAAGTCCGTGCCGTTTTTGAAGCGATGACTGACATTGTTCTCGTGCTAGACAGTCAGCGGAACATAGAAATTTTGCCAACGAATGTGGCAGCGGTTTCTGAGCCTGATTGCGATATAGTCAGCTTGACCATAGAACATTTTTTTGACGACGATAACCCGGATGATTGGTGGGTGTTAGTTCAGCAAGTGTTAGAAACACAACAAACTCTCAATTTTGACTACAGCTTAACAGTTGGTGGTCGCGAAATTTGGTTTTCCGCCTGCATTTCTCTGTTCTCAAAAGATGCAGTCATTTGGGTTGCCCGCAACATCAACGCCCGCAAAATAGCGGAGTCAGCGCTGTGCCAAAAAAATGCAGAATTATCTCATACCTTAGAAGAACTGAAGCGGACTCAAAAAGAACTCATTCAATCTGAAAAAATGGCAGCCCTCGGACAGTTAATTGCCGGAGTTGCTCATGAAATCAATTCTCCTTTAGGGGCGATTCGGTCTTCGGTGCAGAACATCGCCGACTTCTGGACGGAACAATTGCAGCAGTTGCCGATATTTTTTCAACAACTATCCCCGGAACGGCGACAGGATTTCTTTGCTTTGCTACACAAGTCCAGCCAAGAAACAGATACATTATCTAGTAAAGAAAAACGTCAGTTAAAAAAAGTTTTGCAGGGGCAATTAGAATCAGAAAATATTGACGCCGCCGCCAGTCTTGCCTGTACTTTATTAGATATCGGCATCGGCAATAATGTAGAACCTTTTTTACCTTTGTTGAAAGACAGCGAAAGTCGAAACATTGTACAAATCGCCTACCAATTTGCTACGGTACAAAAAAGCACTAAAAATATTGCTACTGCTACAGATAGGGCAGCCAAAATCGTTTTTGCTTTAAAAAGCTACTCTCGTTACGACCAGTCGGGTTCCAAAGTAATCGCTAATATTACCGACGGTATTGATACTGTTTTAACGCTTTACCACTACCAAATCAAACACGGTGTGGAAGTATTCAGAAACTATGGTACTAATTTGCCCTCTGTGCTATGCTATCCTGATGAACTCAATCAAGTTTGGACAAATTTAGTTCACAATGCTTTACAAGCGATGGGCAACAAAGGAGTGTTAAAAATTGATGTCAAAAACCAAGCGAACGCAATATCAGTCAGTATTACCGATAGTGGTCCCGGCATTCCTCCAGAGATTATGCCGAGAATTTTTGAGCCGTTTTTCACAACTAAACCTCCAGGAGAAGGCAGCGGTTTGGGATTAGATATAGTTCAAAAAATTATCGATAAACACCAAGGTGAACTGCAAGTAGAAAGCGTGCCTGGTCAAACAAAATTTACTATATCCTTGCCCATCGGAATTCCTTGATAGCAATAAAAAAAAGAGGGCAATGCCCAAAATTTTAAATTTTAATAAAAGTAAAACTTTATGTCTAAACCAGTAATTTTGTGCGTTGACGATGAAGTTGTGGTCTTAAATAGTTTAAAAATTCAACTTAAAAAAGAATTTGGGGATGCTTACCTCTATGAAGTAGCCGAAAATGCAGATGAAGCTCTGGAAATTATGGAGGAAATTCAAAAAGAAGATGAAAGTGATATTTTGGTCATAGTATCTGACTGGTTAATGCCTGGGATTAAAGGAGATGATTTTTTGATTAGGGTTCACCAAAAATATCCTAAAATTGTGAAAGTCATGCTGACCGGGCAAGCTGACGAAGTAGCAATAGCACGGGTGAAAGAGCAAGCAAACTTGCACCGTTGTTTGTACAAGCCGTGGGATCGCAAAGAATTAGTAGAAACTATAAAATCTGGTTTGACAAAAATATGAACAATAAACCTGTGATTATTTGTGTGGATGACGAACCGA of Oscillatoria nigro-viridis PCC 7112 contains these proteins:
- the tnpA gene encoding IS200/IS605 family transposase; protein product: MTTDYRRERHSVTELKIHLVCVTKYRRPVFTSESLDLIEKSFREVAEKMNFQVLEFNGEGNHVHALIEYPPKLSVSQIVNALKGVSSRRYGQAGHKKPHKEALWSPSYFAVSVGGAPLEVLKEYIRNQEKPS
- a CDS encoding helix-turn-helix domain-containing protein, translating into MKSRYRYRFYPTDQQRQSLAQLFGCVRVVWNGAIRLLETKSNKKGLGD
- the ltrA gene encoding group II intron reverse transcriptase/maturase; its protein translation is MSKTLSNQMVEWRETDWRKLERRIFKLQKRIFQASSRGDLKAVRRLQKTLMRSWSGKMLAVRRVTQDNQGKKTAGVDGVKSLSPVQRIALVEKLELKGKTKPTRRVWIDKPGTDEKRPLGIPTMYDRALQALVKLMLEPEWEARFEPNSYGFRPGRSCHDAVEAIFNAIKSKAKYVLDADIAKCFDRINHGELLKKLNTFPTLRRQINAWLKSGVMDGNQLFPTSEGTPQGGVISPLLANIALHGMEERIKQVAETLPTPRGHSKRGNRQSLSLIRYADDFVILHEDLTVVHRCKEVISEWLNGIGLELKPSKTRLAHTLNKHDEQDAGFNFLGFNIRQYPVGKYNTGCNPHGEPLGFKTLIKPSKQKLKLHYDSISEVIEQHKTAPQAALITHLNPIIRGWANYYRTVTSKETYSELGHKVYKKLKSWAHRRHPNKSGEWIANKYWQTIGDDNWVFATRQERKNPLRLQNHNATDIVRHVKVKGDASPYDGNLVYWSARMGKNPEVPKDVATLLKRQKGKCTHCGLHFTEESVLEVDHVIPKSKGGKDSYDNLQLLHRHCHDEKTTKDGSLGNKSGCNRAKPSPSKTGNRGTHDKSLITEEPDEVKASRPVLKTSRAGDSLA
- a CDS encoding RNA-guided endonuclease InsQ/TnpB family protein, which codes for MCKQSEKKPSSVDLQKIVITQAKNTEERAWLGDVSCVPLQQSVADLDVAFKNFFNSCKGKRKGRKVGYPKFKKRTNSQSARFRVGGFSLKGDGVYLAKIGIVNPVWSRELPSEPSSVTVIKDCANRYFLSFVVEVKPIQSEAKSPSIGIDLGIKTFAVMSNGEKVESPSYKKLDRKVRKLQRKLAHQPKDSRRRNVTRIRIAKLHNGIADTRKDFLHKLSTKIVNENQVIILEDLNVSGMVKNRKLSRAISQQGWYEFRTLCEAKSEKLGREFKVISRWEPTSQVCSDCGFKWGKIDLSIRSVLCLSCNTEQDRDENAAKNIEKVGMGNRHDSKCTQRQSKTTSVASVGEA
- the sds gene encoding solanesyl diphosphate synthase — protein: MISSTLLFSSVEEDLRLLTENLKQLVGARHPILYAAAEYLFGTKGKRVRPAIVLLMAKATMPDREITEKHRRLAEITEMIHTASLVHDDVVDESDLRRGVPTVHSRFNNRVAVLAGDFLFAQSSWHLANLDNLPVVKLLSEVIMDLAEGEIQQGLNGFDTSLSIEAYLEKSYYKTASLIANSSKAAGCLSEVSAEIADDLYNYGRNIGLAFQIVDDILDFTASTETLGKPAGSDLRSGNLTAPALFALEEKPYLEVLIEREFAQEGDLEQALALVEDSRGIERSRELATNHAQKAVEYLAVLPHSESRQALIDLAEYVLSRLY
- a CDS encoding ATP-binding protein → MPRIFDPFSTTKPDEGRGLGLEIVKKSVEKPSGKIEVTSVIGQRTCIVSIPIAVERDRTKNHTNARLQIQL
- a CDS encoding CBS domain-containing protein, with product MSTTVYDTQSLLEQAIDPKPPVLPPDTPLNVAIAAMTEASASCILIAFEQQLLGIFTERDVVKITASEIPLAGVAISEVMTENPIAISLDRAGNIFKVLSILRSKRIRHLPLLDEGGNLLGAITCESIRQILKPADLLKMWRAEEIMTTQLIITSSSASVLEVAKQMRTQRKSCIVICTDSDNKNHKPVGIITERDIVKFQASGLDFAGTPVTAAMSFPLIPLQVKATLWQAHQLMQQHGIRRLVVVDEEGYLAGIVTEISLLQALDPVEMHANVELLQETVADKIQELKKMNEELQKEALRRTEVEEKLLILNDNLEEQIKQRTLELINANSQLKKEIQDRTTAEAEVRRLNTELEQRVLDRTVQLAASNEELQQQISGRKLLEEKLLFSERKVRAVFEAMTDIVLVLDSQRNIEILPTNVAAVSEPDCDIVSLTIEHFFDDDNPDDWWVLVQQVLETQQTLNFDYSLTVGGREIWFSACISLFSKDAVIWVARNINARKIAESALCQKNAELSHTLEELKRTQKELIQSEKMAALGQLIAGVAHEINSPLGAIRSSVQNIADFWTEQLQQLPIFFQQLSPERRQDFFALLHKSSQETDTLSSKEKRQLKKVLQGQLESENIDAAASLACTLLDIGIGNNVEPFLPLLKDSESRNIVQIAYQFATVQKSTKNIATATDRAAKIVFALKSYSRYDQSGSKVIANITDGIDTVLTLYHYQIKHGVEVFRNYGTNLPSVLCYPDELNQVWTNLVHNALQAMGNKGVLKIDVKNQANAISVSITDSGPGIPPEIMPRIFEPFFTTKPPGEGSGLGLDIVQKIIDKHQGELQVESVPGQTKFTISLPIGIP
- a CDS encoding response regulator, whose protein sequence is MSKPVILCVDDEVVVLNSLKIQLKKEFGDAYLYEVAENADEALEIMEEIQKEDESDILVIVSDWLMPGIKGDDFLIRVHQKYPKIVKVMLTGQADEVAIARVKEQANLHRCLYKPWDRKELVETIKSGLTKI